DNA sequence from the Penicillium psychrofluorescens genome assembly, chromosome: 3 genome:
CGCGTCGGCCAGGATGCTCGGAGAGGAGTATTTGGAAAGGCGAGTGGTGTAGAGCATTTTGGTAAAGTGAGCCGCTTCCTGCTCCACAGAAGGATCGGGCGAAATGATAGAGTCAAAGTCCAAAGATTCGAGAAATTCAAGCTCTTCTGCGGGTGACATGAGCGAGTTTTTCATCAATTGGTCAAATGCCTCAAAGCATTGCACGTCGATGCGCACCGCATCCTTGTAGCAGTCGCGAGCGCGGTCGAACGCATTCTGCTTGGCGAAACAGAGACCCCGCAGGTAACACATGGCTGCTTCGAAGCGAACGTTGTTGTtatcctccctctctcgctcatctcctCGCTCCCCGCGCGCTGCCTTCCCATTCCGGAGAGTGACATGACTTTGGTCGTTGAGGTGTTGGATCTTGCGACgactgttgttgttgcggaTTAAGTCGGTGGGGTTGTGTTCGccgaggatggagagggcCTGCTCGAACTGGTTTTGTTTGATGTAGCAATGCGCAGCGAGGTATCGACAGGCAGTGCTTCTCGAGATGAGGTCCTTGCGGGAGAGCAGAGCTAAGGCGCGTGTGAAGTTATTGTTGGAGAAATGGACCTGCGCCAGCCAGAAGGCATCGGAATCACTGTCTTCAGATAGTGGTCAGCGTGTGCCTAGGTCAGTAAGCGAGGTAATAGCATACTGGTGAGCGCGAGGACTTTGTCGCCAATGTAGATGGCCGAATCATGCTGGCCACGGTTCAAGGCGTCCTGTCGCCAGGAACGCAGGAACCTTTCCATCGCCGTAGATCGAGCTCGTCAGGCTGAAGATAGCAGAGCAGACATCAACCGGCATGGAGCATCGGCTCTGCGCTGCACTCAATTGGAGAAACTGCAGGAGTGTCAACTGATTGATGATTGTCAGGCAGTACCGCGCGTTTCTGTTTGGGCGGGATACAAACACTGGCCCGTGCGTGATCAGCAGTCTAGTTCTTCCACGGATGGGCAAGGCTTCAGAGGTGGTAAGATCCCAAATGAAGAACAACAATGGCAATGTCACGGGTGTCTGTCCGCAAGCAAgtaagaaaagaaaagaaacaacacAATACAATAAACCAGGCAGTCAACACCGTGTGGGTCACGTGACTGATTGCCTCTCCGCATGATCTTTCCGCCACTCTCGTTCGttctgttcttctcttctctacATCacctcttcaccttccacTCTCGAACCACCGCCAACATGTCTGAGCGCAAGGTCCTCACCAAGTACTACCCGCCCGATTTCGATCCATCGGCGATCGGGCGGACGCCAAAGCACCTGCGGAAAGCCGGTCCCAAAGTCATCACCGTCCGCCTGATGGCGCCCTTCCCCATGAAATGCACCAACTGCGGCGAATACATCTATCGGGGGCGCAAGTTCAACGCGAGAAAGGAAAACTTGGAAGAAAAATATCTCAACATCCCCATCTACCGGTTTTATATCCGATGCACCCGCTGCAGCGGCGAGATCACTTTCCGGACGGATCCCAAGAGTAAGtcctcccttcctttctGGACTGTTGAACTCCCAGAAAACTAACGGTCGCTTAGATATGGACTACGAATGCGAGCGCGGCGCAAAGCGCAACTTCGAGCCATGGCGGAACTCCAAATCGGAAAAATACAACGAAACTCAAGAAGAAACTCTCGATCGACTCGAACGtgaggagaacgaggagcaggaacagctGGAGCGTGACAAGATGGCCGAACTAGAAGAGAAGATGCAGGACTCGAAGCGCGAGATGGCTATTGCAGATGCACTGGATGAGATCCGGACCCGAAACGCGCGGATCGAGCGCAACGAGTCGCGTGGTGACGAGGCGACTCTGGCAAGTGTCGAGGATCAGGTCGATTTGGCGCGGCTGCAAGccgagaaagaagatgaggaggCGGCTCGCAAGGCATTTATGACGTCGTCGGGGGAAAGAGTGAAGCGCATTGTGGAGGAAGAGTCAACGACGGCGGCACCAGTGCCAGATACCAAGGCATCAGAAGCAGCCGCGATGCCCCCACCGACGGCTTCGTTTGCAAGagtgaagaaggccaagaaaccTCCTATCAATAGTCTGGGGATCAGGAAGAAGCCGTCCTTGATATAAGGCGTGTTTGCGTTCAAGATTGCTAGCATGGCGTTTGGGGAACCAGTAGGGATACCATATCAAATAGATAACCATCATTTTATTACCATGACATCGAATCCGAATAAAACCCTAGAAAGCCAACTAGGAATATATAATCGTATGCTTTTTACGCACCTACAGACCAGGCATGGTACTCAAAAGGTATAGATGTAGATTGTACTACTAGGAAGCAGACAGG
Encoded proteins:
- a CDS encoding uncharacterized protein (ID:PFLUO_005695-T1.cds;~source:funannotate) produces the protein MSERKVLTKYYPPDFDPSAIGRTPKHLRKAGPKVITVRLMAPFPMKCTNCGEYIYRGRKFNARKENLEEKYLNIPIYRFYIRCTRCSGEITFRTDPKNMDYECERGAKRNFEPWRNSKSEKYNETQEETLDRLEREENEEQEQLERDKMAELEEKMQDSKREMAIADALDEIRTRNARIERNESRGDEATLASVEDQVDLARLQAEKEDEEAARKAFMTSSGERVKRIVEEESTTAAPVPDTKASEAAAMPPPTASFARVKKAKKPPINSLGIRKKPSLI